From a region of the Leptospira kmetyi serovar Malaysia str. Bejo-Iso9 genome:
- the flaA2 gene encoding flagellar filament outer layer protein FlaA2, with protein MRKKIILLAGLLCILAVPGVYSQQTGNNQAGGNQQTGATPDPLEKLILENFEEAEDWRAKSTTPLGETKVLKMVQRGLMRDVFDENTVPDNGGDQIEKNHILGVKTNYTNRGFDRVEVFPPHEYVVKGKARQLSIWALGRKFRHTLFAKLRDYRGNTHNIRLGRLDYFGWRKLTATIPGYVPQSTRFALLDKNLHFVSLFVTSDVHEVGGQFYFYVDDLEVRADKSDAKYPGSEIKDNW; from the coding sequence ATGAGGAAGAAGATCATCTTACTTGCCGGACTGCTTTGCATTCTTGCTGTACCAGGTGTCTATAGCCAGCAGACCGGAAACAATCAGGCTGGTGGAAATCAGCAAACAGGAGCTACGCCGGATCCTCTTGAGAAACTCATTCTCGAGAATTTCGAAGAGGCAGAAGACTGGAGAGCTAAGTCCACGACTCCGCTCGGAGAAACCAAGGTTCTCAAAATGGTTCAACGAGGTCTGATGAGAGACGTGTTCGACGAGAACACGGTTCCGGATAACGGAGGAGATCAGATCGAAAAGAACCACATTCTCGGCGTTAAAACCAACTACACAAACAGAGGTTTTGACAGAGTGGAAGTTTTTCCTCCTCACGAGTATGTCGTAAAAGGAAAGGCGCGTCAGTTGTCCATCTGGGCGCTCGGAAGAAAATTCCGTCACACTCTTTTCGCGAAGCTGAGAGACTACAGAGGAAACACTCATAACATCCGCTTGGGAAGATTGGATTATTTCGGTTGGAGAAAACTGACCGCGACGATTCCGGGTTACGTTCCGCAAAGTACTCGTTTCGCTCTTCTGGATAAGAATCTACACTTCGTATCCTTGTTCGTAACCAGCGACGTTCACGAAGTAGGCGGACAATTCTACTTTTATGTGGATGATTTGGAAGTTCGCGCCGATAAATCGGATGCGAAGTATCCCGGATCCGAAATTAAAGATAACTGGTAA
- a CDS encoding LIC10775 family protein, with protein MTNPSPQNSETAKTIDPLLRGSWFEDQEQKEAVLYNKVMKFFRGSPHFVWKTDLRGRNYRFYKDGRVEFLIDREYEEVFPDVSELDVHRSEATILAEHGEPYSAIRLLKGVGLCYRFQFGKLVPEGYQTATEELSRLMKHMAHKKSEVDDLTDPYGCAKKNILKIESEPFRFSLETTNDWKHYFPELETPESGNEGDHIWKIRRFYQTLPTEQEKGEWEKKYESQSEKFLYYRPDRILFTIGLTYHPVAAVYTSKNYFQLWDLKRGINPRTIRETNFRRKKEDDSYVSRFDTYRKDGRKVSWILLEKYYLRENRGLLFSVAGPEKQIDRIRQIWSQLNQKLIVE; from the coding sequence GTGACAAACCCTTCTCCGCAAAATTCCGAAACCGCGAAGACAATCGATCCGCTTCTGCGAGGTTCCTGGTTCGAAGACCAAGAACAAAAAGAGGCGGTCTTATACAACAAGGTCATGAAATTCTTTCGTGGAAGTCCGCATTTCGTATGGAAGACCGACCTGCGAGGAAGAAACTATAGATTTTACAAAGACGGAAGAGTGGAGTTCCTCATCGACCGGGAATACGAAGAAGTTTTTCCGGACGTATCCGAACTCGACGTTCACAGAAGCGAGGCCACGATTCTGGCGGAACACGGAGAACCGTATTCCGCGATTCGATTGTTGAAAGGAGTCGGACTTTGTTATCGGTTTCAATTCGGCAAACTCGTACCCGAAGGATATCAAACCGCCACAGAAGAATTGAGCCGTTTGATGAAACACATGGCTCACAAAAAATCCGAGGTCGACGATCTCACCGATCCATACGGATGCGCAAAAAAGAATATTCTAAAAATTGAAAGTGAACCGTTTCGATTCTCCCTCGAAACGACCAACGATTGGAAACATTATTTTCCGGAACTCGAAACGCCCGAAAGCGGAAACGAAGGCGATCATATCTGGAAAATCCGAAGGTTTTATCAAACCCTCCCGACCGAACAGGAAAAGGGAGAATGGGAAAAAAAATACGAATCCCAATCCGAAAAATTTCTGTATTACAGACCGGATCGGATTCTGTTTACGATCGGTCTCACCTATCATCCGGTCGCGGCGGTCTACACATCTAAAAATTATTTCCAACTCTGGGATCTCAAACGGGGAATCAATCCTCGAACGATCCGAGAAACGAATTTCCGAAGAAAAAAAGAGGACGATTCGTACGTAAGTAGATTCGATACGTATCGAAAGGACGGAAGAAAGGTTTCCTGGATTCTTTTGGAAAAATATTATTTACGGGAGAATCGGGGACTTTTGTTTTCCGTAGCCGGGCCGGAAAAACAGATTGATCGCATCCGACAAATCTGGTCACAATTGAATCAGAAACTGATCGTCGAATAG
- a CDS encoding alcohol dehydrogenase catalytic domain-containing protein, whose translation MKPLTFIKKGVLEWREVPDPKLESREDALVRPFAAARCDLDYPFLFRDFHSILQRGLQRHSMDEMTLHAWGQTPFKGPFPYGHECVAEIVSCGDNVRNFKVGDKVIVPFQISCGKCLSCQKDLTGLCESHPRRWYSYGDMGGNWGGAVSDIVRVPYADSMLIRIPNGVDPIGLASASDNIPDGYRAVGPFLKTNPNSPVLVVGGGAFSIALYAAAIAVAMGSPQVDYLDTDPLRLEIAKKVGANPIDGKPEGSRGSYPITVDASAAPAGLDCAIRSTAPGGVSTSIGIYYEKGTPMPLFEMWIKQLNFRTGVINARIEIPEILSLVQSGLLKPELVTTKLADWEDAEKAFLDPTLKVVVHRKTLF comes from the coding sequence ATGAAACCATTGACTTTTATTAAAAAAGGCGTTTTAGAATGGAGGGAAGTTCCCGATCCGAAATTAGAATCGAGGGAAGACGCTTTAGTACGCCCTTTTGCGGCGGCTCGTTGCGATTTGGATTATCCTTTTCTTTTTAGAGATTTTCATTCCATTCTCCAGAGAGGGTTACAAAGACATTCGATGGATGAAATGACCCTGCACGCTTGGGGACAAACTCCATTCAAAGGCCCTTTTCCGTACGGACACGAATGTGTGGCAGAGATCGTTTCCTGCGGCGATAACGTCAGAAATTTCAAAGTAGGAGATAAAGTAATCGTACCCTTTCAAATTTCCTGCGGTAAATGTTTATCTTGTCAAAAGGATCTGACCGGATTGTGCGAATCTCATCCGAGAAGATGGTATAGTTACGGAGACATGGGCGGAAATTGGGGAGGAGCTGTAAGCGATATCGTACGAGTTCCGTATGCGGATTCGATGTTGATACGAATTCCGAACGGAGTCGACCCGATCGGTTTGGCAAGTGCGAGCGATAATATTCCGGACGGATATCGAGCCGTAGGCCCGTTCTTAAAAACGAATCCGAATTCTCCTGTTTTGGTCGTTGGGGGCGGCGCTTTTAGCATCGCTCTTTACGCCGCCGCGATCGCGGTCGCAATGGGATCTCCGCAAGTGGACTACTTGGATACCGATCCTCTTCGCTTGGAGATCGCAAAAAAAGTCGGTGCGAATCCGATCGATGGAAAGCCGGAAGGTTCCCGCGGATCCTATCCGATTACAGTCGATGCGAGTGCAGCGCCTGCGGGATTGGATTGTGCGATTCGTTCCACAGCTCCGGGCGGAGTCTCAACGAGCATCGGAATCTACTACGAAAAAGGAACCCCTATGCCCTTATTCGAAATGTGGATCAAACAATTAAACTTTAGAACCGGAGTTATAAACGCGAGAATCGAAATACCCGAAATTTTATCCCTGGTTCAATCGGGACTTTTAAAACCGGAACTCGTAACGACAAAACTCGCAGATTGGGAAGACGCCGAAAAAGCCTTCTTGGACCCGACTTTGAAAGTTGTAGTACATCGAAAGACTTTATTTTAA
- the radA gene encoding DNA repair protein RadA, translating to MKKKLIRTFVCQSCGQDYSRWAGKCESCGNWNTIVEEVGGERFASSNGNSQKNKSYKEPTPLDKVGEESLTRMGTGLKELDLVLGGGLVPGSLTLIGGEPGVGKSTLVLEVSRYLSQANKNVLYISGEESPSQIRMRAERMGIQTSKLLLTSETVAENIAAMIEGEKPSVVFVDSIQTIAREALPNQAGTVTQLRECTQVLLETAKRTGIPILMTGHITKEGTIAGPKILEHLVDTVLYFEGDRLNYYRLLRAVKNRFGAVGDLAIFEMFSGGLREVGDRNRIFVSAGAEERSGSAISAVLEGSRALTVEVQALVSKTGFAQARRMAEGPDTRRVILLAAVIEKYIKIKLGECDIFSNLAGGLNADEPALDLAICTSIISSYLDQPLPKGTCVLGEVGLSGEVRSIGQANLRVKELAGVGMKKVILPEGNLSELDQNLDIQIQGIRSLNDLRSLFPGAN from the coding sequence TTGAAAAAGAAACTGATCCGAACGTTCGTATGTCAGTCCTGCGGTCAGGATTATTCCCGCTGGGCCGGTAAGTGCGAATCCTGCGGGAACTGGAACACGATCGTCGAGGAAGTGGGCGGAGAACGTTTCGCTTCCTCCAACGGAAATTCTCAGAAGAATAAATCGTATAAGGAACCGACTCCCTTGGATAAAGTCGGGGAAGAATCTCTCACGAGAATGGGAACCGGTTTGAAAGAATTGGATCTTGTTCTCGGCGGGGGATTGGTTCCCGGTTCCTTGACATTGATCGGCGGAGAACCCGGTGTCGGAAAGTCCACTCTTGTTCTCGAAGTTTCACGTTATCTGTCACAGGCAAACAAAAACGTTCTTTATATTTCCGGGGAAGAATCTCCCTCGCAGATTCGGATGCGCGCCGAAAGAATGGGAATTCAAACCTCGAAACTTCTTCTTACTTCCGAAACGGTTGCAGAGAATATCGCGGCCATGATCGAAGGAGAAAAACCTTCCGTTGTGTTCGTGGATTCGATCCAAACGATTGCAAGAGAAGCGTTGCCCAATCAAGCGGGAACCGTCACACAACTTCGGGAATGTACACAGGTCCTTCTCGAAACCGCAAAAAGAACCGGAATTCCGATTTTGATGACCGGTCATATCACCAAAGAAGGAACGATCGCAGGTCCTAAAATTTTGGAACATCTCGTCGATACGGTTTTGTACTTCGAAGGGGATCGACTGAACTACTATCGTTTGCTTCGTGCGGTGAAAAATCGTTTCGGCGCCGTGGGCGATCTTGCGATCTTTGAAATGTTTTCGGGCGGCTTACGCGAAGTAGGCGATCGCAATCGTATTTTTGTAAGCGCGGGCGCGGAAGAAAGAAGCGGCTCCGCGATCAGCGCCGTTCTCGAAGGAAGCCGCGCGTTAACCGTGGAAGTGCAGGCGCTTGTCAGTAAAACAGGATTCGCTCAAGCCAGAAGAATGGCGGAAGGTCCGGATACGCGTCGTGTGATTCTTCTCGCGGCCGTGATCGAAAAGTATATCAAAATCAAATTAGGAGAATGTGATATATTCAGCAACCTCGCGGGAGGTTTGAACGCGGACGAACCCGCTTTGGATCTCGCGATTTGCACTTCGATCATTTCGAGTTATCTGGATCAACCCTTACCGAAAGGGACCTGCGTTTTAGGCGAGGTCGGTCTTTCGGGAGAAGTTCGTAGCATCGGACAAGCCAATCTCAGAGTCAAAGAACTCGCGGGCGTCGGAATGAAGAAGGTCATTCTTCCCGAAGGAAATTTAAGCGAACTGGATCAGAATTTGGACATTCAGATCCAAGGAATTCGCTCCTTGAACGATCTTCGTTCTTTGTTTCCCGGCGCGAATTAA
- a CDS encoding ribonuclease D, translating into MPPKPSTIKPELFPGDLSQKRFEEYKADDRLAVDCEMMGLNPRRDRLCVVQICDSSNNVSLVQILPDQTEAPLLKSLFENPEIVKIFHFARMDSLFLRYRLGISLQNVFCTKIASKLARTYTDKHGLKDLIKEFYDEILDKKNQSSDWGKKILTKDQVDYASGDVKYLISLEQKLTEILAREGRETLAREAFACLPVFNQIDWLEMPALFEH; encoded by the coding sequence ATGCCTCCAAAACCTTCAACTATAAAACCGGAGCTTTTTCCGGGGGATCTCTCTCAAAAAAGATTCGAGGAATACAAGGCGGACGATCGTTTAGCGGTCGACTGCGAAATGATGGGACTCAATCCGAGAAGAGATCGACTCTGCGTGGTTCAGATCTGCGATTCTTCCAATAACGTAAGTTTGGTTCAAATTCTTCCCGATCAAACCGAAGCTCCTCTTCTCAAGTCCTTATTCGAAAATCCGGAGATCGTAAAAATTTTTCATTTCGCGAGAATGGATTCTCTCTTTCTGCGTTATCGTTTGGGAATTTCTTTGCAGAACGTTTTCTGCACGAAGATCGCGAGCAAACTCGCGCGGACTTATACGGACAAACACGGTTTGAAGGATCTCATCAAGGAATTCTACGATGAGATTCTCGATAAAAAAAATCAGTCCTCGGATTGGGGTAAAAAAATTCTCACCAAGGATCAAGTCGACTACGCGAGCGGGGACGTGAAGTATCTGATTTCCCTCGAACAGAAGTTGACCGAAATCCTCGCGAGAGAAGGAAGGGAAACTCTCGCAAGAGAAGCGTTCGCTTGTCTTCCCGTTTTCAACCAGATCGATTGGCTTGAGATGCCCGCTCTTTTCGAACATTGA
- a CDS encoding glycoside hydrolase family 36 protein has translation MRAILNYKVYEDSFTSSFEISGKELKSKSDCGNFSLSLGHKKTGKNETFKPSLEWIGEQRPKAGTEILTLEIELPPHAIEEPKIFQHGYQSWSLSAVHSLSDVDESPRLDFLRYSQENVYTNHSGESGDWQSEGLLLLISSSKDPHYFAGAIGPGEQGIKFRVVSPQRKEALENSKKHSWISNSGVSLIYDFYRYEDFRGNKLSLTPVGVTRFTIEPESFLKKYFSELGKAHKVKLSTTPVPTGWCSWYHYYTKISEKIILKNLSLVKEKKLPIQLFQIDDGYQKEIGDWLTTNDKFPGGMRLIAEEIRREKLTPGIWLAPFLVRKKSEFYQKYPEAVLKDRDGKPVPALWNPLWGMDYTYCIDVTHPTSRDFLENVLKTIVKDYGYPYLKLDFLYAALLPGWTYDRGVSPHKRYTDAIRFIRKVVGKDVFLLGCGAPIYPSIGLFDAMRISCDVAPFWGREKKRILAKDKHALSTERALINDITRSSMHRNLWYNDPDCLLVRENKNDMNPAQTKLMASVMAVSGGMILVSDDLALIGEERLELLKKTLELGAKCRNKTPIPIGIASSLFPNAIYNPAGFLGIWNPSEEENTIDIKTPFVSKLKQFPDYWTGKVPESFEYSPKTGILKLKLPAFGSVVLQTAKVV, from the coding sequence ATGAGAGCCATTTTAAACTACAAAGTCTATGAGGATTCCTTTACATCCTCTTTTGAAATTTCAGGAAAAGAATTAAAGAGCAAAAGCGATTGCGGAAATTTTTCGCTTTCACTCGGTCATAAAAAAACGGGGAAGAATGAAACCTTCAAACCTTCTCTGGAATGGATCGGTGAACAAAGACCGAAGGCGGGAACAGAAATTCTCACCTTGGAAATCGAACTTCCTCCGCACGCAATCGAAGAACCGAAGATCTTTCAACACGGTTATCAATCTTGGAGTCTTTCGGCGGTTCATTCTCTTTCGGACGTGGACGAATCTCCTCGTTTGGATTTTCTTCGATATTCTCAGGAAAACGTTTATACGAATCATTCCGGAGAAAGCGGCGATTGGCAGAGCGAAGGTTTGCTTCTTCTCATTTCCTCTTCAAAGGATCCGCACTACTTTGCGGGCGCGATCGGTCCCGGAGAACAAGGGATTAAGTTTAGAGTCGTTTCCCCCCAAAGAAAAGAGGCTCTGGAGAATTCCAAAAAACATTCTTGGATTTCAAACTCGGGCGTTTCTTTGATCTATGATTTTTATCGTTACGAGGATTTCAGAGGAAACAAACTTTCTCTCACTCCGGTCGGCGTAACCCGTTTTACGATCGAACCCGAATCGTTCTTAAAAAAGTATTTTAGCGAATTAGGAAAAGCTCATAAAGTAAAACTCTCGACGACTCCGGTTCCCACGGGTTGGTGTTCTTGGTATCACTACTACACCAAAATTTCGGAGAAGATCATTCTCAAAAATCTTTCTCTCGTAAAAGAGAAAAAACTTCCGATTCAACTCTTTCAGATCGACGACGGTTATCAAAAGGAAATCGGAGATTGGCTCACCACGAACGATAAATTCCCCGGAGGAATGAGACTCATCGCGGAAGAGATTCGACGCGAAAAACTCACGCCCGGAATTTGGCTCGCTCCCTTTTTAGTCAGAAAGAAATCCGAGTTCTATCAAAAATATCCGGAAGCGGTTTTAAAGGATCGGGACGGAAAACCGGTTCCCGCTCTTTGGAATCCTCTCTGGGGAATGGACTACACGTATTGTATCGACGTCACTCATCCCACTTCCCGAGACTTCTTGGAGAACGTTTTGAAAACGATCGTAAAGGATTACGGTTATCCGTATCTCAAACTCGACTTCTTATACGCGGCTCTTCTTCCGGGATGGACATACGACCGGGGAGTCTCGCCCCACAAACGTTATACGGACGCGATTCGATTCATTCGTAAGGTGGTGGGCAAGGACGTTTTTCTTTTGGGTTGCGGCGCTCCGATCTATCCATCGATCGGACTTTTTGACGCGATGCGGATCAGTTGCGATGTCGCTCCGTTTTGGGGAAGGGAAAAGAAAAGAATTCTCGCCAAAGACAAACACGCGCTTTCCACGGAAAGAGCTTTGATAAACGACATCACACGTTCGTCGATGCACAGAAATCTTTGGTACAACGATCCGGATTGTCTTTTGGTCCGCGAAAACAAAAACGATATGAATCCCGCGCAAACGAAATTGATGGCGAGCGTGATGGCCGTAAGCGGAGGAATGATTCTCGTGAGCGACGATCTTGCTCTCATCGGCGAGGAAAGATTGGAACTTCTCAAAAAGACCTTGGAACTCGGCGCGAAGTGCAGAAACAAAACTCCGATTCCGATCGGAATCGCATCGAGTTTGTTTCCGAACGCGATTTATAATCCGGCAGGCTTCTTAGGAATTTGGAATCCAAGCGAAGAAGAAAATACGATCGACATCAAAACTCCGTTCGTATCCAAGTTGAAACAATTCCCGGATTATTGGACCGGAAAAGTTCCCGAATCCTTCGAGTATTCCCCGAAAACCGGAATCTTAAAATTAAAACTTCCCGCGTTCGGCTCGGTGGTTTTACAAACCGCAAAAGTTGTTTGA
- a CDS encoding putative lipoprotein codes for MKRTQRLLTLLTIGLFIIGLNNCFIFESISTGLNSISKSSDSLESLSKSVKSISGSVSSIFSSSSDDDEKKEKAYLKDVRDLTAMHIENGFQEIEFKNDLSTLALQNGLTNWKSLRVTYLGIGSGLKKAGVSEEKFQTFVSALGTSKPEVIESIRKGFHQL; via the coding sequence ATGAAACGCACGCAACGACTATTGACGCTCTTAACGATCGGACTTTTTATCATCGGTCTGAACAACTGCTTTATTTTCGAATCGATCTCGACCGGACTCAACTCCATCAGCAAATCCTCGGATTCTTTGGAAAGTCTTTCCAAATCGGTAAAATCGATTTCGGGATCGGTAAGTTCCATTTTCTCCTCTTCTTCGGACGACGATGAAAAAAAGGAGAAGGCTTATCTCAAAGACGTTCGCGATTTGACAGCGATGCACATCGAAAACGGATTTCAGGAAATCGAATTCAAAAACGATCTTTCGACACTCGCTCTGCAAAACGGACTCACCAACTGGAAGTCGTTGCGCGTAACGTATCTCGGGATCGGAAGCGGACTTAAAAAGGCGGGAGTGAGCGAAGAAAAATTTCAGACCTTCGTTTCCGCGCTCGGAACTTCCAAGCCGGAAGTGATCGAATCCATCCGCAAAGGATTTCATCAACTCTGA
- a CDS encoding SpoIIE family protein phosphatase produces the protein MTEFSLRPEIIILDDDRDVGETLELILSKLGYQSVFFDSVEQGKQYFEKELNPIVFLDIHMPGTSGLDILPYFKNLESKTQVIMMTGERDINNVVTSLTHKASDFLLKPFSIQTVQIAIQRAFDYYTILKEKDLRDEVIMRDLRLASRVQGKIFSIPDLSPYKVEADVTPVSFVSGDFNVILKKEKSTLLLLGDVEDHGVTSGLIALLMTTLAKEEFKNSDNPSDILGRMNQELCLNIGTHSMTAACVILFPNEKKLVYARGGHPFPVHFHKEGFSFLKDKSGQLMGILEDLDFPSHEAGFDNGDVIFLFSDGIINNLNHPLIEELNQIHKSGDDSLKRMKNALDGYVRSSIPSREYRDDASYVLLEIR, from the coding sequence ATGACGGAATTTTCCCTTAGGCCGGAAATCATCATTCTCGACGACGATCGGGACGTCGGCGAAACTCTCGAACTCATTCTCAGCAAACTCGGTTATCAAAGCGTGTTTTTCGATTCTGTGGAGCAGGGGAAACAATACTTCGAAAAGGAATTGAACCCGATCGTTTTTCTGGATATTCACATGCCCGGAACGAGCGGTCTCGATATTCTTCCCTATTTTAAGAATTTGGAATCCAAAACCCAGGTCATCATGATGACCGGAGAAAGGGACATCAACAACGTCGTGACTTCGCTTACGCACAAGGCGAGCGACTTTCTTTTGAAGCCGTTTTCCATTCAGACGGTCCAGATCGCGATCCAAAGAGCATTCGATTATTATACTATTCTAAAGGAAAAGGATCTGCGCGACGAGGTGATCATGCGCGATCTTCGTCTTGCGTCCAGAGTTCAGGGAAAGATCTTTTCGATTCCCGACCTAAGCCCTTATAAGGTGGAAGCGGACGTAACCCCGGTTTCTTTCGTGAGCGGGGACTTTAACGTGATTCTGAAAAAGGAAAAATCCACGCTTCTTCTTTTGGGAGACGTGGAGGATCACGGGGTCACTTCGGGACTGATCGCGCTTTTGATGACCACTCTCGCCAAGGAAGAATTTAAGAATTCGGACAATCCGAGCGACATTCTGGGAAGAATGAATCAGGAACTTTGTCTGAACATAGGAACCCACAGTATGACCGCGGCTTGCGTGATTCTTTTTCCGAACGAAAAGAAACTCGTCTACGCGCGCGGAGGACATCCCTTTCCGGTTCACTTTCACAAGGAAGGTTTTTCCTTTTTAAAGGATAAGTCCGGTCAGCTGATGGGTATATTAGAAGATCTTGATTTTCCAAGTCACGAAGCCGGTTTCGACAACGGGGATGTGATCTTTCTTTTTTCGGACGGAATCATCAACAATCTCAATCATCCGCTGATCGAGGAACTGAATCAGATTCACAAGTCGGGAGACGATTCCTTGAAGAGAATGAAAAACGCTCTCGACGGTTATGTACGTTCTTCGATTCCTTCCCGAGAATACAGAGACGACGCTTCGTACGTTCTTTTGGAAATCCGATAA